From the genome of Thermogutta terrifontis, one region includes:
- a CDS encoding GNAT family N-acetyltransferase, whose protein sequence is MIDQRAWSVRVHEDFRDLEQLEGQWNHWAEDPPFRRYDWQRTWWEVYGPGSLSRKRSRLCILEVRHGETLAGIVPLYREWHPLWGWVLRWLGSGEVCSDYLGPIAPACYQEHVGRVAIIALHALALGKSRFQDVTIDRSPAPRLTCHRIDWDGMRADDPAVQAVRIQAETLKWALDVRPTESSWQLALPRTWGEYLDSLQPRSVRRRYRKLSRAYLDHPDLVLHVVGKQEVFGTPCDDNWQSAWNILVQLHQARRRQVGDQGLFASTQFEVFHRRILTEYLPSGRAALAWLEWQGQPIAAEYLLLSGKTVMAYQSGINPDFLTLSPGHLMSLSLIREAIRWGFETFDLLRGDEPYKRHLGARPTPLVRIRAAPPQVSARWRFTLWNWGRHSRELLRRMKAKNIDFGGTMMEDDQVAAVDS, encoded by the coding sequence ATGATCGATCAGCGCGCGTGGTCTGTCCGCGTTCACGAAGACTTCCGTGACCTGGAACAGCTTGAAGGCCAGTGGAATCACTGGGCCGAAGATCCACCGTTCCGTCGCTATGACTGGCAGCGGACGTGGTGGGAGGTTTATGGCCCGGGTTCACTGTCCCGAAAGCGCTCGCGGCTGTGCATCCTGGAGGTCAGACACGGCGAGACGCTCGCTGGGATTGTCCCTCTTTACCGTGAATGGCATCCCCTGTGGGGTTGGGTTCTCCGCTGGCTGGGATCCGGGGAAGTGTGCAGCGACTACCTCGGGCCGATTGCTCCCGCCTGTTATCAGGAGCATGTGGGTCGAGTCGCGATCATCGCACTCCACGCGCTGGCACTGGGAAAAAGTCGCTTTCAGGATGTGACGATCGATCGGTCTCCCGCTCCTCGCCTGACATGCCATCGGATTGACTGGGACGGCATGCGGGCCGACGACCCGGCCGTGCAGGCTGTCCGAATTCAGGCCGAAACGTTGAAATGGGCGCTCGACGTCCGCCCCACAGAGAGTTCCTGGCAGCTCGCTCTGCCGCGGACCTGGGGAGAGTATCTTGACAGCCTTCAGCCCCGCTCAGTACGGCGCCGCTATCGCAAGTTGTCACGCGCGTACCTCGACCATCCTGATCTTGTTCTCCATGTGGTCGGTAAACAGGAAGTCTTCGGGACCCCCTGTGATGATAACTGGCAGTCAGCGTGGAATATTCTGGTGCAACTCCATCAGGCGCGGAGAAGACAAGTTGGAGATCAAGGCCTTTTTGCTTCGACGCAATTCGAGGTGTTCCACAGACGCATTTTGACGGAGTATCTGCCGTCCGGTCGGGCCGCTCTGGCGTGGCTGGAATGGCAGGGCCAGCCTATCGCAGCGGAATATCTTCTTTTGTCGGGCAAGACGGTGATGGCCTACCAATCCGGGATCAACCCCGATTTTCTCACCCTCTCGCCAGGCCACTTAATGAGTCTTTCTCTGATCCGTGAAGCGATTCGCTGGGGATTTGAAACATTCGATCTCCTTCGCGGGGACGAACCTTACAAGAGACATCTTGGCGCCCGACCGACGCCCCTCGTTCGCATTCGCGCGGCGCCACCTCAGGTGAGCGCCCGCTGGCGATTCACCCTGTGGAACTGGGGACGTCATTCCCGGGAATTGCTGCGACGCATGAAAGCAAAAAATATCGATTTCGGAGGCACCATGATGGAGGATGACCAAGTCGCCGCTGTGGACAGTTGA
- a CDS encoding polysaccharide deacetylase family protein yields MSRAGEAGQFMRAIKQRLLPVYYLSTIPLRKWLRRRLAERGRAPVSVLMYHRVARDCPASWCTSLAAFRRHVAWLQRHCTVLSLAQVQESLFCGRWTSRPAAAITFDDGYADNLRALADLLEAGMPFTYFVTTENIRTGAPFEHDLAQGYRFRPNTPAEIRALADAGVEIGSHGWTHAEFHRLSPGELSRQLEFSKKWLEDLTGQPVRALSVPFGHREHVTPWVILAARRAGYDIVCSAYGRYNLPFRHRFHILRFAGDNCLWRLRNRLTIDPRLLHRTLREYLPSDAALDVDAVVEPRPREPARGVTESFSSGSLPILSLGEDLQILSWHETNGESATTALTPLDIIADSQS; encoded by the coding sequence ATGTCCCGAGCAGGTGAAGCCGGTCAGTTCATGAGGGCTATAAAACAAAGACTGCTGCCGGTGTATTATCTTTCCACCATCCCGCTCCGCAAATGGCTGCGTCGGCGGCTGGCGGAAAGAGGCCGGGCTCCTGTTTCCGTCCTGATGTACCATCGTGTGGCTCGGGACTGCCCTGCATCGTGGTGCACTTCGCTCGCAGCTTTTCGACGGCACGTTGCGTGGCTCCAGCGACATTGCACCGTTCTTTCCCTGGCCCAGGTTCAGGAGAGTCTTTTTTGCGGGAGATGGACCAGCCGTCCGGCGGCTGCGATCACGTTCGACGATGGTTACGCCGATAATCTGCGCGCCCTGGCGGACCTTCTCGAAGCGGGGATGCCCTTCACGTATTTTGTGACGACCGAGAACATTCGCACGGGGGCGCCATTTGAGCACGATCTTGCGCAGGGTTATCGTTTTCGGCCTAATACGCCTGCAGAGATTCGGGCGCTCGCCGACGCGGGGGTTGAAATTGGCTCCCACGGCTGGACCCACGCGGAATTCCACCGACTTTCGCCTGGCGAGCTCTCCCGCCAACTGGAATTCAGTAAGAAATGGTTGGAAGACTTGACCGGACAACCGGTCAGGGCGCTGTCGGTACCGTTTGGGCATCGGGAACACGTCACTCCATGGGTGATTCTTGCAGCCCGACGAGCCGGTTATGACATCGTATGTTCCGCTTACGGGCGTTACAATCTTCCCTTCCGCCACCGCTTTCATATCCTGCGATTCGCGGGAGATAATTGCCTGTGGCGACTTCGCAATCGGCTTACCATTGACCCGCGACTGCTGCACCGAACGCTCCGCGAATACCTTCCCTCTGACGCGGCCCTGGATGTTGACGCAGTGGTCGAACCTCGTCCCCGTGAGCCGGCCCGCGGCGTTACGGAATCGTTTTCGTCAGGCAGCCTACCCATTCTGTCCCTTGGTGAAGATCTCCAGATTTTGTCCTGGCACGAAACCAATGGTGAATCAGCAACAACCGCATTGACTCCCCTCGACATCATCGCAGACAGCCAGTCATGA